From a region of the Mycobacterium intracellulare ATCC 13950 genome:
- the tatB gene encoding Sec-independent protein translocase protein TatB gives MFANVGWGEMLVLVVVGLVVLGPERLPGAIRWSANALRQARDYLSGVTSQLREDLGPEFDDLRGPLSELQKLRGMTPRAALTKHLLDGDDSFLTGNFDKPVNGAPPETPPPAPPTPANGQTLGAEQQTGDRTPFDTDAT, from the coding sequence ATGTTCGCCAACGTCGGCTGGGGAGAGATGCTCGTCCTCGTCGTGGTCGGGTTGGTGGTCCTCGGCCCCGAACGGCTCCCCGGCGCCATCCGATGGTCGGCCAACGCGCTGCGTCAGGCGCGCGATTACCTCAGCGGTGTGACCAGTCAGCTGCGCGAGGACCTCGGGCCCGAGTTCGACGACCTGCGGGGCCCGCTCAGCGAATTGCAGAAGCTGCGCGGCATGACCCCCCGCGCCGCGCTCACCAAGCACCTGCTGGACGGCGACGACTCGTTTCTGACCGGAAACTTCGACAAGCCGGTGAACGGCGCCCCGCCGGAGACGCCGCCACCCGCGCCTCCCACGCCGGCGAACGGCCAGACGCTTGGGGCGGAACAGCAGACGGGCGACCGCACGCCGTTCGACACCGACGCGACCTGA